The genomic interval ACGTGCCACTTAAACGTGTCATTTCAGGTCGAGTCGATGCTATAATGGTTCGAACCTGTCACAGGCGAATCAAACCATGAGCACTTCTCTAAGACTGACGGTTAGCGAATACGACGAAATGGTCGCCAAGGGCGCTTTCGATGGTCTGAGCCAAAAGATCGAATTGATCGAAGGAGAGATTCAGGCGATGAACCCCGCCGGTCCGAGGCACGATCACGTCATCGAGTTTTTGAATCACTGGTCCGTCAACAACACGGATTTCAATCAGATCCGCGTGCGGGTTCAAAGTGGCTTGAGTCTGCCAGATCAAGTCAGCCGCCCTGAGCCAGACGTCCTCTGGGTCAAAGCCGATCATCCGTCGGATCGTCATCCTATCGCGGCCGAGGTTCTGTTGCTAATCGAAGTAGCCGACAGCAGCATCAACTTCGATCGTCAGCGGAAAGCAGACCTGTATGCCAAGGCCGGCATCATTGAATACTGGGTCGTCAATGTGGGTGACGAGACGATGCACGTTTTTCGCGATCCCGCCGCGTCGGGCTACCAATCGATGACAACTCTCCGCTCCGGCGAAATGACATCGCCATTGGCCGCGCCGGATGCGAGATTAAAAATCGACAGTCTTTTTCAATAGCGAAACCTAGGATCTCCAATGAATCGCTCCGCACTAAGGTTCGCTTGGATCATCACTGTCTTATTGGCCGTCATGCTCGGCATTGCGTCCTACGGGATCACCGATGACGCCAAAACAGAATCCAGCCGACAAGTCCCCTTGGTTTATACGGTCGAGAACACCGGCGCAAACTTCCCCGCACCCGTGTTGCCCGCCCTTGACGATTTGCCGATCGTCGAGCCGCTCACGGATCCTTTCCTGTGGTCCGATGGCAGTGGTCGTGTCTCCTCGTTCGATCAATGGAGCCGTCGCAGAGCCGAAATCAAAGCGGAAATCGAACACTATGAAATCGGTGAAAAGCCTTCCCGACCAGAAAAGATCACAGCCAGCTACGAGGACGGAAAGCTGACCGTGAACGTGATGGTCGACAAAAACACGCTCACTCTGACCTCGCAAATCTCGCTGCCCGATGGCGAGGGCCCCTTTCCAGCTGTGATCGGAATCGGACGAGGATCAGGCAGCCTGCCAGCGGATATCTTTCAAAGCCGCAAGATCGCGATGATCGCCTATAACTTCAATCAAGTCATGTCGCACACTCAGCGACGTGGCAACGAACCGATCAACCAACTCTATCCGGAGTTGACCCAAATGGGAGCCTACAGTGCTTGGTCGTGGGGAATCAGTCGCTTGATCGATGGTCTGGAACTGGTGCAAGATGATCTGCCGATTGACTTGCAGCATCTCGCAGTGACCGGCTGCTCTTTCGCTGGCAAAATGGCTTTGTTCGCCGGAGCGTTTGATGAACGGATTGCGTTGACCATCGCGCAAGAACCCGGCGGCGGTGGCGCAGCGGCGTGGCGGGTTTCGGAAACACTTGGAAAGGTCGAAACACTCGGCGCGACAAGCCACGCTTGGTTCATGGAAGTCATGTTTCAGTTTTCAGGCAGCAAGGTCGCCAAGCTGCCGATGGATCATCATGAATTGATGACGATGGTGGCGCCTCGCGCTCTGTTGGTTCTTGGCAATCCGGATTTTGTTTGGCTGGCAGACGAGTCGGGCTACGTCTCTTGCCGCGCAGCGCATCAGGTTTGGAAAAAATTCGGCATCGGAGATCGATTCGGTTTTTCCATCGTCGCTGGCCATGGTCACTGCCAACTCCCCAACGAGCAACGTCCTGAGGTGGAAGCCTTTGTCGACAAGTTCTTGCTCGACAAGCAAACGGCCAATACCGACGTCACCATCAGCCCGTTTGAGGCGGTGGATTATCAACGCTGGATCCAATGGTGGGGCAAAAAGGAGCCCGTGTTTCCGCCGCGCGACATGACAGGATTCGAAACCATCAACATCGAAGCCGAAAATGCGACCGTCGGTTCGAATTGGGCGTTCGCGGTGGATGATCAGGCATCCAACGGTAAATATATTTCTGCCGAACCTGGCACCCAGAGCATTGAGTCGGCACCCTCCGATAGCGAAAGTTCGGTTTCGTTTGATTTCCAAGTGAACACGACTGGGAGCTATTCCATTTTCGCGCGATTGAACTGCCCCTCAGCGGACGACGATTCGTTGTGGCTCAAGGTCGACAACGGCGGCTTTACGATGCTCAACGGATTGGGAACACGTGGCTGGGACTGGGTCAAACTAGATGCACTCCCACTGGCGGAGGGCCAGCACACTCTCGCTATTGCCTTACGTGAAGACGGCGCCCAGCTCGACAAGATCATCATCACCAACGATCGCTACGCTCCTCGCGGAATGGGCCAACCGGCGACCACTGTTGGGGATACCAAATGAAGGGGCCGCCATCTCCTGGTCCGCCACAGGGGTTCAAATGTTCACATTTGGCGGTAGGATTTTATCGTGAATGCGACTAAAACAGGGTTCTGATGACCATCACGAGCTGCCCAGCGTGTCGGCAGCCACTTGGCTTGGATGAAAATGGATGAGGGAAACTCAATCGCCGTTTGGATCGACGCCGTGCGGCGCGGCGATGAGTCGGCCGCTGGAGAACTCTGGCGACGCTATTTTCATCAGTTGATGCATCTGGCAAGGTCCAGAATGCGGACACTTCCTCGCGCGACCTACGACGAAGAAGACGCTGCGATCAGCACGTTTCGCGTCCTCTGTCAAAAGCTGCAGGACGGCGACTATCCCGCAGTTCAGCGTCATGATGAGCTTTGGCGGCTGATGCTGACCATCTTGATTCGCAAAATCAATCGACGCGCCGAATACGAATCCGCCGACAAACGTGGTGCTCCCGCGACGGGCACCGATTTACCGGACCCCATTTCGGTGGAATGGATCCAGGCGGGCGTCTCCGATGAGTGCGAACACCTGCTGCGAAAGCTCGACGACCCCCACTTGGAACGGGTCGCTCTTTGGAAATTGGACGGATACACAGACGACGAGATCGCCAAGAAACTCAATCGAACTCGTCGGACCGTGCAACGCATGCTCCGTCTGATACGCGACATCTGGGAACACGAATTGGATGAGCATGACAGCTGACAGATTGACGATCGCGCAGCGCCGCAAACTACATCAGCTTTGTTGGGAATTCGAAGACGCATGGCGAGCCGGTTCGGCACGTCTGGAGGATTGGCTGGAAAAATCGTCGGTCGATCACGACGCCACACTCCAAGAATTGTTGGCCACCGAGATCGAGCTACGTCAGTCTTGCTTGACCCTCGCTGACACGCT from Stieleria varia carries:
- a CDS encoding Uma2 family endonuclease gives rise to the protein MSTSLRLTVSEYDEMVAKGAFDGLSQKIELIEGEIQAMNPAGPRHDHVIEFLNHWSVNNTDFNQIRVRVQSGLSLPDQVSRPEPDVLWVKADHPSDRHPIAAEVLLLIEVADSSINFDRQRKADLYAKAGIIEYWVVNVGDETMHVFRDPAASGYQSMTTLRSGEMTSPLAAPDARLKIDSLFQ
- a CDS encoding ECF-type sigma factor; the encoded protein is MDEGNSIAVWIDAVRRGDESAAGELWRRYFHQLMHLARSRMRTLPRATYDEEDAAISTFRVLCQKLQDGDYPAVQRHDELWRLMLTILIRKINRRAEYESADKRGAPATGTDLPDPISVEWIQAGVSDECEHLLRKLDDPHLERVALWKLDGYTDDEIAKKLNRTRRTVQRMLRLIRDIWEHELDEHDS